One window from the genome of Amycolatopsis sp. NBC_01480 encodes:
- a CDS encoding FAD-dependent monooxygenase yields MVQALPDPSVLIVGGGPTGLMLACELGLVGIPTVLVDKSPGPRPAAPGIAINIGTAELLAQRDWLDPIRAVGTVLPAAHFALVGLDPTVRAAERENAYLVPQSAVERVLAERAVSLGAVLRRGTELVDLTQDADGVTARLRGPDGAYDLRARYLVGADGPDGPVGPLAGIGATETEIPSYGLVGDLRADFAKLPAELFGVHRHPGNGGFYTGAPAGNGLLRFMTAEFGARADASGPLETAELVAGLRRVTGAELPSAAEVVWAQRYRQRTRLAERYREGRVFLAGDAAHVFPALGGARINTGVEDAVNLGWKLSAVLRGTLPETILDTYQQERQPVAVAAADSTAAQLALGAPAPGVAQLRELFATLVGLPQVNDYLVDLVTGLDARYPEPDGTDPDSVVGTLLSPARLKTLGGGEVAEALRQGRGALTYTEPEWLDAVGATDAVCGLALVQVSDLDSPGTRLLIRPDGRVAAVDPDGTEPYRVGDALRSCFGNSCC; encoded by the coding sequence GTGGTACAGGCCCTTCCGGACCCGAGTGTCCTGATCGTCGGCGGCGGGCCGACCGGCTTGATGTTGGCCTGCGAGCTCGGGCTGGTCGGGATCCCGACCGTGCTGGTCGACAAGAGTCCCGGCCCGCGGCCGGCCGCCCCGGGCATCGCGATCAACATCGGCACCGCCGAGCTGCTGGCCCAGCGCGACTGGCTCGACCCGATCCGGGCGGTCGGCACGGTGCTGCCCGCGGCGCACTTCGCGCTGGTCGGCCTCGACCCGACGGTGCGCGCGGCGGAGCGGGAAAACGCCTACCTGGTACCGCAGAGCGCGGTCGAACGGGTGCTGGCGGAGCGCGCCGTCTCGCTGGGCGCGGTCCTGCGCCGCGGCACCGAGCTGGTCGACCTGACCCAGGACGCGGACGGGGTGACGGCGCGGCTGCGCGGCCCGGACGGCGCGTACGACCTGCGGGCGCGCTACCTGGTCGGCGCCGACGGACCGGACGGCCCGGTCGGCCCGCTGGCCGGGATCGGTGCCACCGAAACGGAAATCCCGTCGTACGGCCTCGTCGGCGACCTGCGCGCGGACTTCGCCAAGCTGCCGGCGGAGCTGTTCGGCGTCCACCGGCACCCCGGCAACGGCGGCTTCTACACCGGCGCCCCGGCGGGCAACGGCCTGCTGCGTTTCATGACGGCCGAGTTCGGCGCCCGCGCGGACGCCTCGGGCCCGCTGGAGACCGCGGAGCTGGTCGCGGGCCTGCGCCGGGTCACCGGCGCCGAGCTGCCGTCGGCCGCCGAAGTGGTGTGGGCACAGCGATACCGGCAGCGCACCAGGCTCGCCGAGCGTTACCGCGAGGGCCGGGTCTTCCTCGCGGGCGACGCGGCGCACGTGTTCCCCGCACTCGGCGGCGCCCGGATCAACACCGGCGTCGAGGACGCGGTGAACCTGGGCTGGAAGCTGTCCGCGGTGCTGCGCGGCACCCTGCCGGAGACCATTTTGGACACTTACCAGCAGGAGCGGCAGCCGGTCGCGGTGGCCGCGGCGGACAGCACCGCGGCGCAGCTGGCGCTCGGCGCGCCCGCTCCCGGCGTGGCGCAGCTGCGGGAGCTGTTCGCCACGCTGGTCGGGCTGCCTCAGGTGAACGACTACCTGGTGGACCTGGTCACCGGCCTGGACGCCCGGTACCCGGAGCCGGACGGCACCGACCCGGACAGCGTCGTCGGCACCCTGCTCAGCCCGGCCCGCCTGAAAACCCTCGGCGGCGGCGAGGTGGCGGAAGCGCTGCGCCAAGGCCGCGGCGCCCTGACGTACACCGAACCGGAATGGCTCGACGCCGTCGGCGCCACGGACGCCGTCTGCGGGCTGGCACTGGTCCAGGTGTCCGATCTGGACTCCCCGGGCACCCGCCTGCTCATCCGCCCCGACGGCCGCGTCGCGGCGGTCGACCCGGACGGCACAGAACCCTACCGAGTCGGCGACGCCTTGCGTTCCTGTTTCGGCAACAGCTGCTGCTGA
- a CDS encoding MFS transporter, translating into MSSSPQPPAGQGAGVSPARVTGLTLAIIVSCELMLMLDSTIMNVALPMIGHGLGFSPSGLSWVTNSFLLAFGGLLLLGGRAGDILGRRRAFLIGVAVFTAASLLAGVAQNPAWLIAARALQGAGAALAGPSTLALLTTNFTGDRQGKALSVYSSVTASAMTLGLILGGIITTLADWRWVLLINVPIGLLVLVLAPKHVAESPRHSGRFDLAGALTSAIGVLAVVFALVRTADHGWGDPVTLVILAAGVVLLAAFVVIERRAAQPIMPLGLFANRARAAGFTNMLLVPMVTMSFQFLIIQFLQLVLGFTPLQAGLAFLPMAIGLLITSRTAIKVLGRYGGKPTAAAGLVLLAAGAGWLVTITASTTYFGGIFGPMLLVGLALGLIIVPINMAIMSTVDPSDAGAASGVLQTTMMTGSALGIAVLSAIYASTADSQSAVEISHDAIALGMRHGFIASTVFAVLALLITLVILKTSAPAAAAVEEAAPATEPSSSAS; encoded by the coding sequence ATGTCGAGTTCGCCGCAGCCGCCCGCCGGGCAGGGAGCGGGGGTGAGTCCCGCCCGCGTCACCGGGCTCACCCTGGCGATCATCGTCTCCTGCGAGCTCATGCTGATGCTCGACAGCACCATCATGAACGTCGCGCTGCCGATGATCGGCCACGGCCTCGGGTTCAGCCCGAGCGGACTGTCCTGGGTGACCAACTCGTTCCTGCTCGCCTTCGGCGGCCTGCTCCTGCTGGGCGGGCGCGCCGGGGACATCCTCGGCCGCCGCCGGGCGTTCCTGATCGGCGTCGCGGTGTTCACCGCGGCTTCGCTGCTGGCCGGGGTCGCGCAGAACCCCGCGTGGCTGATCGCCGCCCGCGCGCTGCAGGGCGCGGGCGCGGCGCTCGCCGGGCCGAGCACGCTGGCCCTGCTCACCACCAACTTCACCGGTGACCGGCAGGGCAAGGCGCTGAGCGTGTACTCGTCGGTGACCGCCTCTGCGATGACACTGGGGCTGATCCTCGGCGGGATCATCACCACGCTGGCCGACTGGCGCTGGGTGCTGCTGATCAACGTGCCGATCGGACTGCTCGTGCTGGTGCTGGCGCCGAAGCACGTGGCCGAGTCGCCACGCCACAGCGGCCGGTTCGACCTGGCCGGCGCGCTGACGTCCGCGATCGGCGTGCTGGCCGTGGTTTTCGCGCTGGTGCGCACCGCCGACCACGGCTGGGGCGACCCGGTCACGCTGGTGATCCTGGCAGCCGGCGTGGTGCTGCTGGCGGCTTTCGTGGTCATCGAGCGCCGGGCCGCGCAGCCGATCATGCCGCTGGGCCTGTTCGCCAACCGGGCCCGCGCGGCCGGGTTCACGAACATGCTGCTGGTGCCGATGGTGACGATGAGCTTCCAGTTCCTGATCATCCAGTTCCTGCAGCTGGTGCTCGGCTTCACGCCGCTGCAGGCAGGCTTGGCCTTCCTGCCGATGGCGATCGGCCTGCTGATCACCTCGCGCACCGCCATCAAGGTCCTCGGCCGTTACGGCGGCAAGCCCACCGCGGCCGCCGGCCTGGTCCTGCTGGCCGCCGGCGCCGGCTGGCTCGTCACGATCACCGCGTCGACCACCTACTTCGGCGGCATCTTCGGCCCGATGCTGCTGGTCGGCCTGGCCCTGGGCCTGATCATCGTGCCGATCAACATGGCCATCATGTCCACTGTGGACCCGTCCGACGCCGGCGCCGCCTCGGGCGTGCTCCAGACCACCATGATGACCGGCTCGGCCCTGGGCATCGCCGTCCTGTCCGCGATCTACGCGAGCACCGCGGACTCCCAGTCGGCAGTGGAGATCAGCCACGACGCCATCGCGCTCGGCATGCGGCACGGGTTCATCGCCAGCACCGTGTTCGCCGTGCTGGCGCTGCTGATCACGCTGGTGATCCTCAAGACATCGGCTCCGGCCGCTGCTGCCGTGGAGGAGGCGGCTCCCGCCACGGAGCCGTCCAGTTCAGCTTCCTGA
- a CDS encoding TetR family transcriptional regulator, which produces MTEAAAPRKTRRRGEDLVHAVYTATVEQLCSVGYARLSMEGIAAAAGTGKAALYRRWSTLDELVRDTLGDMLPPPPEVAEDATLRAGMIELVSYLNAALFDSKRAAFQAVAAHSGDDTSMLRELFRERVLDPCQERLLELMKRCGADRGSRNGRIASVAPAMVMYDCTLGRPMLTAAELESIVDDVLLPLVATA; this is translated from the coding sequence ATGACGGAGGCGGCCGCGCCACGGAAGACCCGGCGCCGGGGCGAAGACCTCGTGCACGCCGTCTACACCGCGACCGTGGAGCAGCTCTGCTCGGTGGGCTACGCCCGGCTGAGCATGGAGGGCATCGCCGCGGCGGCGGGCACCGGCAAGGCGGCCCTGTACCGGCGGTGGAGCACCCTGGACGAGCTGGTCCGCGACACCCTGGGCGACATGCTGCCGCCGCCGCCGGAAGTGGCCGAGGACGCCACCCTGCGCGCGGGCATGATCGAGCTGGTGTCCTATCTGAACGCCGCGCTGTTCGACTCCAAGCGCGCCGCGTTCCAGGCGGTCGCCGCCCACAGCGGCGACGACACCTCGATGCTGCGCGAGCTGTTCCGCGAGCGCGTGCTCGACCCGTGCCAGGAACGCTTGCTGGAACTCATGAAGCGCTGCGGCGCCGACCGAGGCTCCCGTAACGGACGGATCGCCTCGGTGGCCCCGGCGATGGTGATGTACGACTGCACGCTGGGCCGCCCGATGCTCACGGCGGCCGAACTGGAGTCCATAGTGGACGACGTGCTGCTGCCGCTGGTCGCCACCGCTTAG
- a CDS encoding LLM class flavin-dependent oxidoreductase — translation MSASPVLSVLDTHPVFEGIPAQTSIRNGLELALAAEKLGYHRYWVAEHHNTPGLASSAPTVLIGRVAAATERIRVGSGGVMLPNHPPLVVAEQFATLEVFHPGRIDLGVGRAPGTDPLTAGALRRSSDPLSAQDFPEQVKELEYYLDGGKSPRGPGMEIRAVPEIPARPPVWMLGSSPSSGLLAAGRGMPYAYANHLRPDAAEAATRAYRENFRPSEAFPEPYVIVTAFLVAADTDEAAAHQSGSLAHALVSGRSNPFALFPLPDDAARRPLSGADLQIVQSSFAGQLIGSPETVKAQLANLVDRTGADEVMAVAPIADHEARVHAYEILAR, via the coding sequence ATGTCCGCTTCTCCCGTCCTGAGCGTGCTGGACACGCACCCGGTCTTCGAGGGCATCCCCGCGCAGACCTCCATCCGCAACGGCCTCGAGCTGGCTTTGGCGGCCGAAAAGCTGGGCTACCACCGGTACTGGGTCGCCGAGCACCACAACACCCCGGGCCTCGCCTCGTCCGCGCCGACGGTGCTGATCGGGCGGGTGGCCGCGGCCACCGAGCGGATCCGGGTCGGCTCGGGCGGGGTGATGCTGCCCAACCACCCGCCGCTGGTCGTGGCCGAGCAGTTCGCCACGCTGGAGGTGTTCCACCCGGGCCGGATCGACCTGGGCGTCGGCCGTGCGCCGGGCACCGACCCGCTCACCGCGGGCGCGCTGCGCCGCTCGTCGGACCCGTTGTCCGCGCAGGACTTTCCCGAGCAGGTCAAGGAACTCGAGTACTACCTGGACGGCGGGAAGAGCCCGCGCGGGCCGGGGATGGAGATCCGCGCGGTGCCGGAGATCCCGGCCCGGCCGCCGGTGTGGATGCTCGGGTCGAGCCCGTCCAGCGGCCTGCTGGCCGCCGGGCGCGGCATGCCGTACGCCTACGCCAACCACCTGCGGCCCGACGCCGCCGAGGCCGCCACCCGCGCGTACCGCGAGAACTTCCGGCCGAGCGAGGCCTTCCCCGAGCCGTACGTGATCGTCACCGCGTTCCTGGTCGCCGCGGACACCGATGAAGCGGCCGCGCACCAGTCGGGTTCGCTCGCGCACGCGCTGGTTTCCGGGCGCAGCAACCCGTTCGCCCTGTTCCCGTTGCCCGACGACGCCGCCCGCCGCCCGCTTTCCGGCGCGGACCTGCAGATCGTGCAGTCGTCCTTCGCCGGTCAGCTGATCGGCTCCCCGGAGACGGTCAAGGCCCAGCTGGCGAACCTGGTGGACCGCACCGGCGCCGACGAGGTGATGGCCGTCGCCCCGATCGCCGACCACGAGGCGCGGGTGCACGCGTACGAGATCCTCGCCCGCTGA
- a CDS encoding cytochrome P450, which translates to MTSLNPAPPRETGLPEFPMQRTCPFQPPPGYAQLRADGPLTKVALLDGREAWVVTSHALARALLTDARISSDWGNPAFPVLSPVRGVIQKQTVMIGMDAPEHPRYRRMVIPAFTARRINGLRETLDRIVDERLTELLAGPKPADLVDFAVSVPSIAICGLLGIPYDDHEFFETETRKLVLRSSAEEAGAALGSLQRFLDELIGRKLDDPGEGLIDDLIGGPFAEGRIDRPTMVQMCTLMLMAGHETTANVILLGLLTLLENPAEFAALRAEPDLVPGAVEELMRYLSVAETIPRVATADVEVEGVLIRAGEPVLLANSAINRDSDAFPGPDRFDVRRAPRAHTGFGFGAHQCVGGNLARAELDIVFRALAARLPETVRLAVPADEIRPKGPAGPQGIFSLPITW; encoded by the coding sequence ATGACCAGCCTGAACCCGGCACCGCCGCGGGAGACCGGACTGCCCGAGTTCCCGATGCAGCGCACGTGCCCCTTCCAGCCCCCGCCGGGATACGCCCAGCTGCGGGCGGACGGCCCGCTCACCAAGGTCGCGCTGCTCGACGGGCGCGAAGCGTGGGTGGTGACCTCGCACGCGCTGGCCCGCGCGCTGCTCACCGACGCGCGGATCAGCTCGGACTGGGGTAATCCGGCGTTCCCGGTGCTGAGTCCGGTGCGCGGGGTGATCCAGAAGCAGACCGTGATGATCGGGATGGACGCGCCTGAGCACCCGCGCTACCGGCGGATGGTGATCCCGGCGTTCACCGCGCGGCGGATCAACGGCCTGCGCGAGACGCTCGACCGGATCGTCGACGAGCGGCTGACGGAGCTGCTCGCCGGGCCGAAGCCGGCCGACCTGGTGGACTTCGCGGTGTCCGTGCCGTCCATCGCGATCTGCGGGCTGCTCGGCATTCCCTACGACGACCACGAATTCTTCGAAACCGAGACGCGCAAGCTCGTGCTGCGCAGTTCCGCCGAAGAGGCCGGCGCGGCGCTGGGCAGCCTGCAGCGCTTCCTCGACGAGCTGATCGGCCGCAAGCTGGACGACCCGGGCGAGGGCCTGATCGACGACCTGATCGGCGGCCCGTTCGCCGAGGGCCGGATCGACCGGCCGACCATGGTGCAGATGTGCACGCTGATGCTGATGGCCGGGCACGAGACCACCGCCAACGTCATCCTGCTCGGCCTGCTGACGCTGCTGGAGAACCCGGCGGAGTTCGCCGCGCTGCGCGCCGAGCCCGACCTGGTGCCGGGCGCGGTCGAGGAGCTGATGCGCTACCTGTCGGTCGCCGAGACCATCCCGCGGGTGGCCACCGCCGACGTCGAGGTCGAGGGCGTGCTGATCCGGGCGGGCGAGCCGGTGCTGCTGGCCAACTCCGCGATCAACCGCGACTCCGACGCGTTCCCCGGGCCCGACCGGTTCGACGTGCGGCGCGCCCCGCGGGCGCACACCGGCTTCGGCTTCGGCGCGCACCAGTGCGTGGGCGGCAACCTGGCGCGGGCCGAGCTGGACATCGTGTTCCGCGCGCTGGCGGCCCGGCTGCCCGAGACCGTCCGGCTCGCCGTGCCCGCCGACGAAATCCGGCCGAAGGGGCCCGCCGGGCCGCAGGGGATCTTCAGCCTGCCGATCACCTGGTGA
- a CDS encoding ABC transporter substrate-binding protein has translation MSPHSRRSFLALSGATLLGLAGCGGVQRLNTSGPPRKGGTLRFAVATQADSWDPHVAATDITAVLLRPVFDSLVSYGADGTFRPWLATGWTVSPDGLAYTFRLRGDVTFSDGEPFNAAAVRDNLAHILDPATKSGFPLALLGPLAKVDVTGEHTVVLRMSEPYSSLLYALSTTYLGFISPRSLREHGKELASGRFLAGTGPFTLESVVPNQEAVFRRRPGYRWPAPGSPNPGESYVDGYRVSFLPEDQTRVGAVGSGQVDVADEMPSARLSTLRKQAGMRIEQNPVPGSPYSYYLNVSRPPFNDPAVRRAVQASIDLDAIVKGVFRGEYQRAWSVLTPKTPGYAADLAGTWGYSPETAARLLDGAGYSQRDGDGYRVRGGVRLRAEFPFAADYSTADRRTFDVALQDSLRKAGIEVVLTAVDSAEFASRVIAGEYDVKSVAWASADPAVLRELFHSKRFLAEGGSNQGRVRDPQLDAWLDAARATLDPHEQSRLYGQVQHRVIEQAYAIPAYTAPRSLALAERVRGVRYEVSGTPALAELWLADS, from the coding sequence ATGAGCCCCCACTCCCGCCGGAGCTTCCTCGCGCTGTCCGGCGCCACCCTGCTGGGGCTGGCCGGCTGCGGCGGGGTGCAGCGGCTGAACACCTCGGGCCCGCCCCGGAAAGGCGGCACGCTCCGGTTCGCCGTCGCCACCCAGGCCGACTCCTGGGACCCGCACGTGGCCGCCACCGACATCACCGCGGTGCTGCTCCGCCCGGTCTTCGACTCCCTGGTCTCCTACGGCGCCGACGGCACCTTCCGGCCCTGGCTGGCCACCGGCTGGACGGTGAGCCCGGATGGGCTGGCCTACACCTTCCGGCTTCGCGGGGACGTGACGTTCTCCGACGGCGAGCCGTTCAATGCCGCCGCTGTGCGGGACAACCTCGCGCACATCCTCGACCCGGCCACGAAATCCGGCTTCCCGCTGGCGTTGCTCGGCCCGCTCGCGAAGGTCGACGTCACCGGCGAGCACACCGTGGTGCTCCGGATGAGCGAGCCGTACTCCTCGCTGCTGTACGCGCTGAGCACCACCTACCTGGGCTTCATCTCCCCGCGGTCGCTGCGTGAGCACGGGAAGGAGCTGGCGTCGGGCCGGTTCCTCGCCGGCACCGGGCCGTTCACGCTGGAATCGGTGGTGCCCAACCAGGAGGCGGTGTTCCGGCGCCGCCCGGGCTACCGCTGGCCGGCGCCGGGCAGCCCCAACCCGGGTGAGTCCTATGTGGATGGCTACCGGGTGTCGTTCCTGCCGGAGGACCAGACCCGGGTCGGCGCGGTCGGCTCGGGCCAGGTCGACGTGGCCGACGAGATGCCCTCGGCCCGGCTGTCCACGCTGCGCAAGCAGGCCGGCATGCGGATCGAGCAGAACCCGGTCCCGGGCTCGCCGTACAGTTATTACCTCAACGTCTCCCGGCCGCCGTTCAACGATCCGGCGGTGCGGCGCGCGGTGCAGGCCTCGATCGATCTGGACGCCATCGTCAAGGGCGTGTTCCGCGGCGAGTACCAGCGCGCCTGGTCGGTGCTGACCCCGAAGACCCCGGGCTACGCCGCCGATCTGGCCGGAACCTGGGGCTATTCCCCGGAAACGGCCGCGCGGCTGCTCGACGGCGCCGGGTACTCCCAGCGTGACGGCGACGGCTACCGCGTCCGCGGCGGGGTGCGGCTGCGGGCCGAGTTCCCGTTCGCCGCCGATTACAGCACCGCGGACCGGCGCACGTTCGATGTGGCGTTGCAGGATTCCCTGCGCAAGGCCGGCATCGAGGTGGTGCTGACCGCGGTCGACAGCGCGGAGTTCGCCAGCCGGGTGATCGCGGGGGAGTACGACGTGAAGTCGGTCGCCTGGGCCTCGGCCGATCCGGCGGTGCTGCGGGAGCTGTTCCACTCCAAGCGATTCCTGGCCGAAGGCGGCAGCAATCAGGGACGGGTGCGGGATCCGCAGCTCGACGCGTGGCTGGACGCCGCCCGCGCCACCCTCGACCCGCACGAGCAAAGCCGGCTGTACGGCCAGGTCCAGCACCGGGTGATCGAGCAGGCGTACGCCATCCCGGCGTACACCGCGCCCCGGTCGCTGGCGCTCGCGGAACGCGTCCGCGGGGTGCGGTACGAGGTTTCCGGCACCCCCGCGCTCGCCGAGCTGTGGCTGGCCGACTCGTGA
- a CDS encoding ABC transporter permease: protein MSRLASGVFVLWGAATLCFLVLSLRGDTVSAILGAGPPPTPELRARIVAEYGLDDPLWTRYLHWLRSLLSGDLGWSYQRDEPVTHLLASQVGPTLQLAVTAAVLGAGIAVLVTAFLTGRGRAADTVLTGLSVLSVSVPTFWVGALLLGVFSFALPLFPAIGDTGPAGLVLPSLTLAFPIAGALTQVMAQEVRTAESMPFALTVRARGATDRRLRLNHTLRHSLLPALTLTGWILGMLIGGAVLIENVFARPGLGRVLVAAAAGRDLPVVTAVVLLSATAFVAINLVVDLVLPVVDPRLRAEADR from the coding sequence GTGAGCAGGCTGGCCTCGGGGGTGTTCGTGCTCTGGGGCGCGGCGACGCTGTGCTTCCTGGTGCTTTCGCTGCGCGGCGACACGGTGTCCGCGATCCTGGGCGCCGGCCCTCCGCCGACGCCCGAGCTGCGGGCCAGGATCGTCGCCGAGTATGGTCTGGACGATCCACTGTGGACCCGGTACCTGCACTGGCTCCGCTCGCTGCTCTCGGGTGACCTCGGCTGGTCCTACCAGCGCGACGAGCCGGTGACGCACCTGCTGGCGTCCCAGGTCGGCCCGACGCTCCAGCTCGCGGTCACCGCGGCGGTGCTGGGCGCCGGGATCGCCGTGCTGGTAACGGCTTTCCTGACCGGACGGGGCCGCGCGGCCGACACCGTACTCACCGGGCTCAGCGTGCTTTCGGTCTCGGTGCCGACGTTCTGGGTCGGCGCGCTGCTGCTCGGGGTGTTCTCCTTCGCCCTGCCGCTGTTCCCCGCGATCGGCGACACCGGCCCGGCCGGACTCGTGCTGCCCTCGCTCACCCTGGCGTTCCCGATCGCCGGGGCGCTGACCCAGGTGATGGCGCAGGAGGTGCGCACCGCGGAGTCGATGCCGTTCGCGCTGACCGTGCGGGCGCGGGGGGCGACCGACCGGCGGCTGCGGCTGAACCACACCCTGCGCCACTCCCTGCTGCCCGCGCTGACCCTGACCGGGTGGATCCTCGGCATGCTGATCGGCGGCGCGGTGCTGATCGAGAACGTGTTCGCGCGCCCGGGCCTCGGCCGCGTGCTGGTCGCCGCGGCGGCGGGGCGCGACCTGCCGGTGGTGACCGCGGTCGTGCTGCTCTCAGCGACCGCGTTCGTGGCGATCAACCTGGTGGTCGACCTGGTGCTGCCGGTTGTCGACCCGCGCCTGCGAGCGGAGGCGGACCGGTGA
- a CDS encoding ABC transporter permease gives MTAVPLATRAKSVNLPVAVCLAILGVLVLVVLFPGMFTAQSPSATDFLHTFEGPSFSHVFGTDQLGRDVYARVVYGAGASLKIAMSATVIGVLGGLVIGALAVAGGRFAAGPLMRLVDVLLAFPEIVLALLVVAVIGGDAGGVAIAIGMAAVPNYARLVYSQARLVVLAEYVEAARVVGARRSVALVRHVVPNIAGPLVVLATLGTGTTIISAAGLSLLGLGPAPPAPEWGLMIADGKDFLGIAWWLTVFPGLSVVLVVVTCTVLGRTLRVRAQR, from the coding sequence GTGACGGCCGTCCCCCTCGCGACGCGCGCGAAGTCCGTGAACCTGCCGGTCGCCGTCTGCCTGGCCATCCTCGGCGTGCTGGTGCTGGTCGTGCTGTTCCCGGGGATGTTCACCGCGCAATCGCCTTCGGCGACGGACTTCTTGCACACCTTCGAAGGCCCGAGCTTTTCGCACGTCTTCGGCACCGACCAGCTCGGCCGCGACGTCTACGCGCGGGTGGTTTACGGGGCCGGCGCGTCGCTGAAGATCGCGATGAGCGCGACGGTGATCGGCGTGCTGGGCGGACTGGTGATCGGGGCGCTCGCGGTGGCGGGCGGGCGGTTCGCGGCCGGCCCGCTGATGCGGCTGGTCGACGTCCTGCTCGCGTTCCCGGAGATCGTGCTGGCGCTGCTGGTGGTCGCGGTGATCGGCGGCGACGCGGGCGGGGTCGCGATCGCGATCGGCATGGCCGCGGTGCCGAACTACGCGCGGCTGGTGTACTCCCAGGCCCGGCTGGTCGTGCTCGCCGAGTACGTGGAGGCGGCGCGGGTGGTGGGCGCGCGCCGTTCGGTCGCGCTGGTCCGGCACGTGGTGCCCAACATCGCCGGCCCGCTCGTGGTGCTGGCCACCCTGGGCACCGGGACGACGATCATCTCCGCGGCCGGGCTGAGCCTGCTCGGCCTCGGGCCGGCGCCGCCCGCCCCGGAGTGGGGCCTGATGATCGCCGACGGCAAGGACTTCCTCGGCATCGCGTGGTGGCTGACCGTGTTCCCCGGGCTGAGCGTGGTGCTCGTGGTCGTCACCTGCACGGTGCTGGGCCGGACACTGAGGGTGCGGGCGCAACGATGA
- a CDS encoding ABC transporter ATP-binding protein yields the protein MTADTGYLAEVTGLSVRFDGHHEPAVDGVDLAVAAGECVALVGESGSGKSVTARTLLGLAGKNARVRAERLEVEGRDALAFDEADWRKVRGSRIGMVSQDALSSLDPLRRVRSEVAEPLVVHQPGQTAAARSRTVLDLLGQAGIDDPAARAEQYPHELSGGLRQRALIASALAAGPRLLIADEPTTALDVVVQERILELLGHYRDQGWGVLLISHDLAVVARLADRVLVMRAGRLVESGPVGQVLGRPEHPYTRQLIEAIPKGQPRPAPEPAAPVLTATGLGKTYRGGRVALHDVSFRLGAGEALGVVGESGSGKSTLARVALGLIRPDSGTVLLDGRAWSAEPERRRRARRRGIQFVQQNPTAAFDPRWTVGRIVGEAVAAPRSARRARVGELLDQVGLSPELAARRAHQLSGGQRQRVAIARALATEPRVLVCDEPVSALDVSVQAQVLELLARLRAETGVALLFITHDLGVVADVCERVMIMRAGEVVEAGPTASVFAEPAHAYTRELLDTIPRLSVAQSAAREP from the coding sequence ATGACTGCTGACACCGGGTACCTGGCCGAGGTGACGGGACTGAGCGTCCGGTTCGACGGCCACCACGAGCCTGCCGTCGACGGCGTCGACCTCGCGGTGGCGGCGGGGGAGTGCGTCGCGCTGGTCGGCGAGTCGGGCTCGGGCAAGAGCGTCACCGCCCGCACCCTGCTCGGCCTCGCCGGGAAGAACGCGCGCGTGCGGGCCGAACGGCTGGAGGTGGAAGGCCGTGACGCGCTCGCCTTCGACGAGGCGGACTGGCGGAAGGTCCGCGGCTCGCGGATCGGCATGGTCTCGCAGGACGCGCTGAGCAGCCTCGACCCGTTGCGCCGGGTGCGGTCCGAGGTCGCCGAGCCGCTGGTGGTACACCAGCCGGGGCAGACCGCCGCGGCGCGGTCCCGGACCGTGCTGGACCTGTTGGGGCAGGCCGGAATCGACGATCCGGCGGCGCGGGCGGAGCAGTACCCGCACGAGCTCTCCGGCGGGCTGCGCCAGCGCGCGCTGATCGCCTCGGCGCTCGCCGCCGGCCCGCGGCTGCTGATCGCCGACGAGCCCACGACCGCGCTCGACGTCGTGGTGCAGGAGCGGATCCTCGAGCTGCTCGGCCACTACCGGGACCAGGGCTGGGGAGTGCTGCTGATCAGCCACGACCTCGCGGTGGTGGCCCGGCTGGCCGACCGCGTGCTGGTGATGCGCGCGGGCCGGCTCGTCGAGTCCGGGCCGGTCGGCCAGGTGCTGGGACGGCCGGAGCACCCGTACACCCGGCAGCTGATCGAGGCGATCCCGAAGGGACAGCCGCGCCCCGCGCCCGAGCCGGCGGCCCCGGTGCTCACCGCGACCGGGCTGGGGAAGACCTACCGCGGGGGCCGGGTGGCGCTGCACGACGTGTCGTTCCGCCTCGGCGCGGGTGAGGCACTGGGCGTGGTGGGCGAATCCGGCTCCGGCAAGAGCACCTTGGCGCGGGTGGCGCTGGGGCTGATCCGGCCGGACTCCGGTACGGTGCTGCTCGACGGGCGGGCCTGGTCGGCCGAGCCGGAACGGCGGCGAAGGGCGCGGCGGCGCGGAATCCAGTTCGTCCAGCAGAACCCGACGGCCGCGTTCGATCCACGATGGACAGTGGGCCGGATCGTCGGCGAGGCGGTGGCCGCGCCGCGGTCCGCCCGCCGCGCCCGGGTCGGCGAACTGCTCGACCAGGTCGGGCTGAGCCCCGAGCTGGCGGCCCGGCGCGCGCACCAGCTTTCCGGCGGCCAGCGGCAGCGCGTGGCGATCGCCCGGGCACTGGCCACCGAGCCGCGGGTCCTGGTCTGCGACGAGCCCGTTTCGGCGCTGGACGTCTCGGTCCAGGCCCAGGTGCTGGAGCTGCTCGCCCGGCTGCGCGCGGAAACCGGCGTGGCGCTGCTGTTCATCACGCACGACCTCGGCGTGGTCGCCGACGTCTGCGAGCGCGTGATGATCATGCGGGCCGGCGAGGTGGTCGAGGCCGGGCCGACCGCGTCGGTGTTCGCCGAGCCCGCGCACGCCTACACGCGGGAACTGCTCGACACGATTCCGCGGCTCTCGGTGGCGCAATCCGCGGCGCGGGAACCGTAG